In Deltaproteobacteria bacterium, a single genomic region encodes these proteins:
- a CDS encoding tRNA 2-thiocytidine(32) synthetase TtcA — protein sequence MAYLKGEIRKLVGKAIHQYRLIEDGDRILVAVSGGKDSLVMLKLLHERRYRVPINYELKVVTVDLGYEGGNLELLEGYMKGLRCDYFLKKTQIGPLAHSPLNHENPCFLCARLRRKVIFETAKEVGCNKVALGHNRDDIIETFLLNVFYCGEISTMVPHQVLFGGKLSIIRPLSLVEEGKIRAYAKLHDFPDLHDGCPTRGSTRRREIKFLLGELDRMDRRIKRNIFRALSNVKGEYLLA from the coding sequence ATGGCTTATCTCAAGGGGGAAATAAGAAAACTGGTGGGGAAGGCGATCCACCAATATCGTCTTATCGAAGATGGTGACAGGATATTGGTGGCCGTTTCGGGGGGAAAGGACAGTCTGGTGATGTTAAAACTCCTGCATGAGCGAAGATATAGAGTACCCATAAATTATGAGCTTAAGGTGGTAACTGTCGATCTTGGATATGAAGGTGGCAATTTGGAGTTGTTAGAAGGGTATATGAAGGGTCTTAGGTGCGATTATTTCCTCAAAAAGACCCAAATAGGACCATTGGCCCATAGCCCCCTTAATCATGAAAATCCCTGTTTCCTCTGTGCGAGGTTAAGACGTAAGGTCATCTTTGAAACCGCTAAGGAAGTGGGTTGTAATAAAGTGGCCTTGGGGCATAATAGGGATGACATTATAGAGACCTTCCTGTTAAATGTCTTTTACTGTGGGGAGATAAGCACCATGGTTCCCCATCAGGTCCTCTTTGGGGGCAAACTGTCCATAATTAGGCCTTTGTCTCTGGTCGAGGAGGGTAAGATCCGGGCCTATGCCAAACTTCATGATTTCCCCGACTTACATGATGGTTGCCCCACGAGAGGTTCGACCCGCAGAAGGGAGATCAAATTCCTTTTGGGGGAGCTGGATAGGATGGACAGGAGGATAAAGAGGAATATATTTCGGGCCCTCAGTAATGTCAAGGGTGAATATCTATTAGCGTGA
- a CDS encoding DUF3842 family protein, which yields MAQKRVKICVVDGQGGGIGSTIVKRLKEVFQERVEIIALGTNSNATAAMMKARANRGATGENAIVWMAPQADYIIGPMSIVMANSMMGELTPKMAEAISSNHAYKILLPLSQERVSIVGVTHQPLPHLVEDLVSKELKEVIDV from the coding sequence ATGGCCCAGAAGAGAGTTAAGATATGTGTTGTCGATGGCCAAGGTGGGGGGATAGGCAGTACCATTGTAAAGAGGCTTAAAGAGGTATTTCAGGAGCGGGTAGAGATCATTGCGTTGGGGACCAATTCTAACGCCACGGCGGCGATGATGAAGGCCCGGGCCAATCGTGGGGCCACTGGAGAAAATGCCATCGTGTGGATGGCCCCTCAGGCCGATTACATCATTGGCCCCATGAGTATAGTTATGGCCAATTCAATGATGGGTGAGTTGACTCCTAAGATGGCTGAAGCCATTTCTTCCAATCATGCCTACAAGATCTTACTCCCCCTCTCTCAGGAGAGGGTATCCATTGTGGGGGTGACCCATCAACCCCTGCCCCATTTGGTAGAAGATCTTGTCTCGAAAGAGTTGAAGGAGGTCATCGATGTGTGA
- a CDS encoding protein-L-isoaspartate(D-aspartate) O-methyltransferase produces the protein MEPLIKLIFIILVSFFMLNCSSQGADGDFYLAARQKMVKEDIQKRGIDDPRLLEAMLKVKRHLFVPEDYRHLAYEDRPLPIGEGQTISQPYIVAMMTYHLHIKSEDKVLEIGTGSGYQAAVLAELAKEVYSIEIIEKLAQKAQKSLKKLGYRNVWVKCGDGFFGWKAHAPYDAIIVTCAAPKVPKHLVEQLKEGGRMILPLGDDPFYQSLTLLTKREGRIEKKRITGVVFVPMTGEIEREKR, from the coding sequence ATGGAGCCCCTAATTAAGCTAATTTTTATAATATTGGTCTCCTTTTTTATGCTCAACTGTTCTTCTCAAGGGGCTGATGGGGACTTTTATCTAGCCGCTCGTCAGAAGATGGTAAAGGAGGACATCCAAAAGAGGGGAATAGATGATCCGAGACTTCTGGAGGCCATGTTAAAGGTAAAAAGACACCTCTTCGTCCCCGAGGATTACCGTCATCTGGCCTATGAAGATCGCCCCCTGCCCATCGGAGAGGGACAAACCATATCCCAACCTTATATTGTGGCCATGATGACCTATCATCTGCACATTAAATCTGAGGATAAGGTCTTGGAGATAGGTACTGGTTCAGGATACCAGGCCGCCGTCTTGGCTGAGTTGGCTAAGGAGGTTTATTCCATCGAAATCATCGAAAAGCTAGCTCAAAAGGCGCAAAAGAGCCTGAAGAAATTGGGGTACAGAAATGTTTGGGTAAAGTGTGGCGATGGTTTTTTTGGCTGGAAGGCGCATGCACCCTATGATGCCATTATCGTTACCTGTGCTGCACCAAAGGTCCCCAAACACTTGGTTGAGCAACTTAAAGAAGGGGGCAGGATGATCTTACCCTTGGGAGATGATCCCTTTTACCAATCCCTTACTTTGTTAACCAAAAGGGAGGGAAGGATTGAGAAGAAACGGATCACGGGTGTAGTATTCGTCCCGATGACGGGGGAGATAGAGAGGGAGAAGAGGTAA
- a CDS encoding endonuclease III domain-containing protein, giving the protein MKELLTIYHRLLHFFGEQGWWPAETSFEVIVGAVLTQNTAWKNVERAIENLKREGVLTPQGLIQVEESRLAELIRPAGYYNVKARRLKNFMDFLHREYGRDLKGMFSESLATLREKILKVKGIGLETADSILLYAGEKPIFVVDAYTKRILYRHGIVTDGVSYQDIQDLFMSSLPRDISLYKEYHALLVKLAKTFCKTKPHCTGCPLEEGWLISRGK; this is encoded by the coding sequence GTGAAAGAGTTATTGACTATTTACCATAGGTTATTACATTTTTTTGGGGAGCAAGGGTGGTGGCCTGCAGAAACCTCTTTTGAAGTGATAGTGGGGGCCGTTTTGACCCAAAATACGGCCTGGAAAAACGTGGAGCGGGCCATTGAAAACCTGAAGAGAGAAGGGGTACTGACGCCTCAGGGCTTGATCCAGGTAGAAGAGTCGAGATTAGCAGAACTTATACGGCCAGCTGGCTATTATAATGTCAAGGCAAGGCGGCTGAAAAATTTCATGGACTTCTTACACAGGGAATATGGAAGAGATTTAAAGGGGATGTTTAGCGAGTCCCTTGCCACACTCAGGGAGAAGATCCTCAAGGTAAAGGGGATAGGCCTTGAGACAGCAGACAGTATTCTCCTCTACGCAGGAGAAAAGCCGATCTTTGTGGTTGATGCCTATACCAAAAGGATTTTATACCGACATGGGATTGTCACCGATGGGGTATCCTATCAGGACATCCAGGATCTTTTCATGAGTAGCCTTCCACGGGATATATCCCTATATAAAGAATATCATGCCCTTTTAGTGAAATTAGCGAAGACTTTCTGTAAGACCAAACCCCATTGTACTGGTTGTCCCTTGGAGGAAGGATGGCTTATCTCAAGGGGGAAATAA